The genomic segment TAAATCCTTACCGACGAAGGTTTTCTCAACAGGCAATGCCAAATTCCAAAGGGCACGGAGTCTTTCCAGAAGACCTTCAGCGACAATCCAATGTTCATCCCCAACCTTGACTTGAGCATAAGTAAAGTCTGGATGCAAACTGATGGCTACATTGGCCGGAATGGTCCAGGGCGTCGTAGTCCAAATGACAACGTAGGTATTCGCTTCGTTAAGAATACCTTTACCCTCTTTGACAGCAAATTTTACATAAATTGCGGAAGAGGTCTGATCTGCATATTCAATCTCCGCTTCAGCTAGAGCCGTCTCGCAAGAAGGACACCAATACACAGGTTTTAAGCCTTTGTAGATATAGCCCTTTTTCGCCATTTCGCCGAAAACACCGATTTGCTCAGCTTCATATTCTTTATGGAAAGTTAGATAGGGGTGATCCCAATCCCCACGTACGCCTAGACGTTTAAAACCCTCACGTTGAATACCGACATACTTTTTCGCGTACTCTTTGCAATGCGCGCGAAATTCTAGGGTGGAAACGGCATGTCGATTTAGTCCCACCTTCTTAATAACCTGCTGCTCAATCGGTAGACCATGTGTATCCCAACCAGGAACATAGGGAGCATCGTACCCCATCATCGTTTTATACTTAACAATGATATCTTTAAGCACTTTATTTAACGCATGCCCAAGATGAATATCTCCATTTGCATAAGGAGGCCCATCATGGAGTATAAACTTTTTATGTCCTGCTCGAGCTTTTTGAACGTGCTCATAGAGATTGTTTTCTTCCCACTTTTTTAAGATTTCCGGTTCACGTTGGGGTAAATTGCCCCGCATCGGGAAATCCGTTTCTGGTAAGTTTAAGGTATCCCGGTAATCCATAAATTGATTCCTCCTAAGTATTCTATACATAGTAATGATAAAAACTAAAAAAATCCCTGTCCACATAAAAGGGACGGGATATTCTCGCGGTGCCACCCTTGTTGCTCAATTGAGCCACTCGGAACCCTATAACGGAGGTGATCCGGAGAAGCTTACTCTAACCGTTCAGCTTCTCACTCTAAGGTGATTTCCTTGTCTTACCTCGCGGGCTTGCACCATTTCCCGCTCGCTTGAGAGGATATCTCAAGGACTGTCCTTATCCACGTTTTCCCGAAAATAATTAAGCAAACAATTAAGCTAAAACTTTACGGATTAAACCAACTAATTTGGCTGTTCCTTCAGAATCAACCGGCTCAACTAGAAATAAACAAAGATAGGGAATTTTTCGTTCCTTCCAGTTAATTACCATCTCATAAAGTCCATCTTTAACCAAAGTGACTTGATGTGCATCACGTTCATTAGATAAACCAACAACGACTCCACGTTGCTCCATGACATCAAGTGCTTGAAACGCACGATCAAGCAATTCATCGCTTCCTGCCATGAGGACATCCCCCGCGCGGAAAGGTCCAGGTTCAGCCTTTCCAAGATAAAGGACTTGAATCTCCTCTGGAAACGAAATTAACTCACTGAGGGTTGACACAAGTTCCATATCACTACGACCCACTTTGCCAACAGGGAGACTATTGTCCTGAATATGTAGTCCTAACCCCTCAACCAAGAAATCGGAAGCCAGTTCCGTGTACAATATGCTTTTCATAACCAGCCATCCTTCTAAATAAACTATTGTCTAAGCGATATCGTACATTCTACCATGATTCTAACCTATTCCGCAAGATTCAAACCATTATCTTGACTCTTGATTAGCTTAAGAGAATCAATTGAAAGTTCGGATTCCTTATTAAAAGATTCTGCAAGATTAAGCTGTGCGTGTAGGAATGACTTTAATTGTGTCCGAATCAGCTCTCTTCTTCTGAAAAGATCTTCAATTTCCTCGTTAACCTCAGTTATCTTTTTCTGCGCTTCTATAAAGCGTTGCGCCTTTTCTTGTTCAGCAGTTTTGATCATCAGTTCAGCTTCATGGCGTGCAGATAGCTTCACTTCCTCGGCTGTCTGCTGAGCGAGTACCATTGTCTGCTGCAACGTCCCTTCAAGCTGTTTATATTGTTTAAGTTCTTGCTCAAAGCGTTGCACCTTTTCGCGAAGTTCGAAATTCTCACTATAAACGACTTCAAATTCTTTACTGACCATATCGAGGAACTTCTCCACTTCTTCCGTTTGGTAGCCACGAACCCCTTTACGAAACTCTTTATTCCTGATGTCAATCGGAGTCATCGGCATAGTTCTGTCCCCTTTCTAATGCTTTTGTGTCTGAAAAACAATAATACTCCAGCCAATCCGCCCTTTGCGAGTCTCACTTGCATCACGAAGGCGTAATCGTCCATATCCTCGGCAAGAAATAACATCCCCTGACTTCACTTCCAAATCGGGTTTGCTAATCATTAGATCATTGCGTTTAATCTTTCCTTGTCTAATCCATTCTTGAACAACGCCTCGGGCAACATTAAAACCTGAAGCAACTATGGCGTCAATCCGTGAAGAAGCAACAGTAATTCGGCGCTCTTCTCCAGGATCTTCACGGAGATTGAGTTCTCCTTGAACTCGCTCGACACGAATATTGGCCCGTCCCGCCATTCTCCACTCTTGAAGCAAATAATCTGCAATTTCATCGACAACAGCGACGATCATCCCACGAATTCCAGAATGGATATCCCCAATCAGTTCTCTCTTTAGGCCAAGACCCATCAGAGACCCTAAAATTTGTCGATGTTCTAAAGCGACATGGGGATCTGTTGAAAGCACCTCTAATAGAGTGATCCCATTTTGTACCTGGTCTAGGTCTTGTCCATTTTGACCGAGGAAATAGCATACCCTCTCTGAATCTGAAAATCCACCCTGTGCCTTATAACTTAACGATTCCTTTTGGATAACTCCCTCAAACCATTGCGCTAAACTCAATCCCAAAAAAGGTGTCCTTACGGAAAGCGAATTATCTATTGCTTCATCCGCAAGATCTAAGAGATGCGCCGCTTCAAGACGCATCTCTTTTTCTTGCCAAAAGCCTAATACATTTCGGTCAATCCAATGGTTCATAGACCTAGCTCTTGTAAAAGGCCAAAAATTAGAGGTAAAACAATGACTCGGATGAGATAAATCGAAAAATAAGCGATAATTGGAGAAAGATCAATTCCAAAGCCCGCTCCCCCGATTTGAAACCTTCTAAACGGTCTTAGCAACGGTTCGGTAATATCATAAAGAATACTTCCGAATTTTGAATTAGATAACTGTGGAACCCATGACATAAGAGCTTCAAGGACAATCGCATACCCAAGAAGCATCAAAACTTTATCTATGACAGAATAAACAAACACGAGGATAGAAATAGAGACCACACTCCTTATTTACTGCTCAATGACCATGAGAATCCTTTTTCTTTAATTGTCTCATGCGACTCTCCTGAAATATCTACATTATTAGGAACGAAAAGAAAGATTCCTTGACCCACTTTTTGCATATTACCCCCAAGGGCATAAGTAGCGCCGCTTACAAAATCAACAATTCGTTTCGCAAGATTGTGGTCTGCATTCTCTAAGTTAACAATAACGGGTCGGCGGTTTTTAAGCTGATCCGCGATATTCTGAGATTCATCGAAAGAGGTGGGTTCTATCACAACAACTTTAACTTGTTTCTGAGTATGTATACTCACAACTTGAGCGCTTTTTCGGCTTGAAGATCGAGGCTCATCTTGAGCGTCCTTCTCACTTACTTCCTCTTCTAAAAGTTCTTCATCATCCTCTTCATCAGCAAATCCCATAATTCCAATCACTTTGTCCAATATTTTAGCCATACACGTATCCTCCCTTAAATTTGATTTATCATTAACTTAAATGTTAGCAGGTTTATTCATGGCTTGACGATCTCCAAAAATTTGTCGTCCTACCCGAACTATCGTCGCTCCCTCTGCAATGGCTAATTCAAAATCCCGGCTCATTCCCATCGAAAGCTCATCAAGATTGACATGAGGAATTTTTTTCTTTTGCAACACATCTCTGATTTGGTGCAATTCCCTAAAAAACCCTTGTGTCTCTTCTGGTGTAGCCTCCAACGCCCCAATCGTCATCAAGCCGAAGGCCTGAACGTGTGAACAGTCTGCAATCGCATTCAAAAAATCCTCTAGCTCTTCCCTCATTAGCCCCGCTTTATCCGGATCTCGAGCCGTATTGACCTCAACAAGTACCGGCCAAATAATATCTCGCCTCGTTCCCTGTTCTTCTAGCGTTTTAAGTAAATTCAAGCGATCGAGAGAATGGATTAAGGTAATATTATCATTCAAATATTTAACTTTATTGGTTTGCAGCCGTCCAATCAAATGCCATTCACAATCTTTCGGTAAAGCAGGAGCCTTTTCTAACCATTCTTGGACTCGATTTTCAGCAAAAACACGTTGCCCAGCTTGGTAAGCCTCCCTAACTGCTTCTACCTTCATCGTCTTACTCACGGCCAGAAGTTTAATTTCTTGCAGTCCCCGGCTAGCACCTTCTGCAGCTTTACCCATTCTTTGGTAAATCTGTTTCAAATTATTTTCTATACTCACGGATTACACCACCATGCTGAAAGATTCTACACTTTTTCCATATTTCCTGCCAATTCCAGCTCTATGATGGGATTTTTACATTGGCAGTCAAACCTTCAATCCCTGAACGCGGATTTTGAACGACAGGGATACCCTGAGGAAGGTTTTCCACACAGACAGAAGCATCATTTTCCCCCAGAACTTTTACTTTGTGAAACTGAAATATTCCTTCCTGTACAACATAGACTCCCATTTCCTCTCCCTTCGTGAAAAGGGCATTTTTCGAAATGATAACCCCGTTCTCGGAAGGACGTGCTATCCAATTCACCTCTTGCATTCTCTCGTTTACTGTCCCCTCAAGGTATTGATTAAAACGAACAACGATTCCCTGAGGTGTATTTGACTTACGCATAATCTTTCCACTTAAAATCTGCCCTTCAACGTTAAATTTAATCGTTTTCCCCACACTCAAATCCTCTGTCGTTTGTACTTCGACAAAGGCTTCTGTTGGAATCAAGTTATTGACCACTTTTCCCAGGGGAGCCCCCGCTTGAATTAGATCGGCTTTCGTTTGGGGATTTTCTTGCTGTTCAAGAATTTTCGCTAAGTCCATTTCCATTAAACTTTGAGGAGTAAGCACACTTTCTAAGCCATCCACTTTTTGAAAGAATAATCCACCCTTTGGGATGCTCACTTTAACGGATTGCTGATTAGAATTCGTCCCCGGAGCTGCTCCCTCCGGATAAATTTGAGCAACAATTTCCCCACGCCGGAATCTCTGTCCTTCTTTTCCAAGAAATTCTACTTTTCCTGAGGCGGGAGATGGGATGACATGCTCTTCATTCGCGAAGATCGCTTTAACGCTAACATAATGGTCAATACTCCCCATTTGTGCGGGTTCAATTTCAAGTGAACCTGTCATCCAGTTTGCTCGATACACCCAGCCCAAGGAACAAACGATAAGGGTCATGAGCAGCCCCCCCCAGAGCAACCTTTTAGCCATTGTATGTTTACTTTTCTTTTTCATACAACTCCCCCTGTTCAGCGACTGGCAATTCACAGGTAAACACTGATCCCAAACCCAACCGAGAAGTAATCCCAATTTTTCCGTTCGAACCCTCAACAATATGTTTAACAATGCTTAATCCTAAACCTGTACCCCCTTGTTCTCGAGAACGAGCTTTATCTACCCGATAAAATCGTTCAAAAATCCGAGGGAGATCCTGTTCTGGAATTCCACATCCCGTATCCTTAAACTCTAAATAAACAACAGAGTCTTTTTGAGATGCTGACAACTCAATTTTACCTGTAGTTGTATATTTCACTGCATTCTCTAACAAATTCAGAAGAACCTGGCTAAGTAAATCTGGACCCATAGCAACAGCAGGCAAATCGGAAGGTAACTCCACCACGAGTTCCAGTTCTTTCGCCTTTGCATAAGATGAGATCACGGGTTTTATCTTCTCATAGGCTACCTGAACTCGGCTTGAACTCACAACTAAATCAGTCCGTCGATTTTCAATACGGGAAAGGGTTAAGAGATCATCGATTAAACGTTGCAAGCGTAAGGTTTCTCTTTGGATGATCGTCAAAAAGCGTTCACGAAGTGCTGGATCATCAGCTGCACCATCAAGTAACGTTTCAACAAATCCTTTGATCGAGGTTAAAGGGGTTCGCAGTTCATGAGAAACATTACCCACAAAATCAGTCCGTACTTGCTCCAACCTGCGAAGTTCTGTCACATCATAACCAACAATTACAGCTCCCCGAGGACGTATTTGATCCTGTTCCCCAAGAAAAGGATTAACCTGAACCCGAACAATTCTTTCACCTAAAGTGATTTCTGAAACTCCAGATTTTCCTTCCTCTAAGGCACTTTGAACAAGTTCTTCCAATTCGGAATAACCCTGAACATCGATAAAATATTTGCCCTTCAAATCATCTTGAGTATAATCGAAAATATTTTCCGCTGTTGCATTAACGAGGACCACTCGGCCCACTTGATCAAGCGCAATTACTCCCTCTTGCATTCCAGCTAGGATTGTTTGAACTTTCTCTGCTTCTTGCGTATTTTTTTGTAAGCTGATTTTAAATTCCTGTGCTAGCGTGATCATTTCTTTCCCAATCTTACCAATTTCATCAGCAGAATCGAGAAAATACACTTCACTAAAATCCCCTTTGGAAATTGACCGGGCTGTGGTATAAAGTTTATCCAACCGAAGACATAAGCGATTCGTCAGGTAATAAACGATTCCGCCCGGCAAAATCAGGGCCAGAATAAAAGTCGGCCAGTCAAAAACAATAGCTTCTCTGTTTACAGCCCTCTCTCCTAGCCAGAACAAAAACAAGGTCAGCGACGTTGCTAGCAGATAGGTGCTTAAAATTCTCCACTTTATTTTCATTTTATTTATCCTTTTAAACGGTAGCCTATGCCCCGAAGTGTCTCAATATATTCAGGGTTTGAGGAATCTCTTTCCACCTTTTGCCGCAAATGTCGAACATGGACATCTACCGTTCGGGTATCCCCTGAATATTCATAACCCCATACCTGTTCCAAGAGTTCATCTCTTGAATAGACTTTGCCTGGATGTGTGGCTAGAACCCGCAGAAGTTCAAATTCCTTAGGAGTCAATTCGACCTCCACTCCACGTACAAGCACCTGAAAGCGATTCAAATCCAT from the Desulfitobacterium metallireducens DSM 15288 genome contains:
- a CDS encoding DivIVA domain-containing protein, whose product is MPMTPIDIRNKEFRKGVRGYQTEEVEKFLDMVSKEFEVVYSENFELREKVQRFEQELKQYKQLEGTLQQTMVLAQQTAEEVKLSARHEAELMIKTAEQEKAQRFIEAQKKITEVNEEIEDLFRRRELIRTQLKSFLHAQLNLAESFNKESELSIDSLKLIKSQDNGLNLAE
- a CDS encoding RNA-binding protein, with amino-acid sequence MNHWIDRNVLGFWQEKEMRLEAAHLLDLADEAIDNSLSVRTPFLGLSLAQWFEGVIQKESLSYKAQGGFSDSERVCYFLGQNGQDLDQVQNGITLLEVLSTDPHVALEHRQILGSLMGLGLKRELIGDIHSGIRGMIVAVVDEIADYLLQEWRMAGRANIRVERVQGELNLREDPGEERRITVASSRIDAIVASGFNVARGVVQEWIRQGKIKRNDLMISKPDLEVKSGDVISCRGYGRLRLRDASETRKGRIGWSIIVFQTQKH
- a CDS encoding YggT family protein is translated as MFVYSVIDKVLMLLGYAIVLEALMSWVPQLSNSKFGSILYDITEPLLRPFRRFQIGGAGFGIDLSPIIAYFSIYLIRVIVLPLIFGLLQELGL
- a CDS encoding cell division protein SepF; this encodes MAKILDKVIGIMGFADEEDDEELLEEEVSEKDAQDEPRSSSRKSAQVVSIHTQKQVKVVVIEPTSFDESQNIADQLKNRRPVIVNLENADHNLAKRIVDFVSGATYALGGNMQKVGQGIFLFVPNNVDISGESHETIKEKGFSWSLSSK
- a CDS encoding YggS family pyridoxal phosphate-dependent enzyme translates to MSIENNLKQIYQRMGKAAEGASRGLQEIKLLAVSKTMKVEAVREAYQAGQRVFAENRVQEWLEKAPALPKDCEWHLIGRLQTNKVKYLNDNITLIHSLDRLNLLKTLEEQGTRRDIIWPVLVEVNTARDPDKAGLMREELEDFLNAIADCSHVQAFGLMTIGALEATPEETQGFFRELHQIRDVLQKKKIPHVNLDELSMGMSRDFELAIAEGATIVRVGRQIFGDRQAMNKPANI
- a CDS encoding HlyD family efflux transporter periplasmic adaptor subunit — encoded protein: MKKKSKHTMAKRLLWGGLLMTLIVCSLGWVYRANWMTGSLEIEPAQMGSIDHYVSVKAIFANEEHVIPSPASGKVEFLGKEGQRFRRGEIVAQIYPEGAAPGTNSNQQSVKVSIPKGGLFFQKVDGLESVLTPQSLMEMDLAKILEQQENPQTKADLIQAGAPLGKVVNNLIPTEAFVEVQTTEDLSVGKTIKFNVEGQILSGKIMRKSNTPQGIVVRFNQYLEGTVNERMQEVNWIARPSENGVIISKNALFTKGEEMGVYVVQEGIFQFHKVKVLGENDASVCVENLPQGIPVVQNPRSGIEGLTANVKIPS
- the pnpS gene encoding two-component system histidine kinase PnpS: MKIKWRILSTYLLATSLTLFLFWLGERAVNREAIVFDWPTFILALILPGGIVYYLTNRLCLRLDKLYTTARSISKGDFSEVYFLDSADEIGKIGKEMITLAQEFKISLQKNTQEAEKVQTILAGMQEGVIALDQVGRVVLVNATAENIFDYTQDDLKGKYFIDVQGYSELEELVQSALEEGKSGVSEITLGERIVRVQVNPFLGEQDQIRPRGAVIVGYDVTELRRLEQVRTDFVGNVSHELRTPLTSIKGFVETLLDGAADDPALRERFLTIIQRETLRLQRLIDDLLTLSRIENRRTDLVVSSSRVQVAYEKIKPVISSYAKAKELELVVELPSDLPAVAMGPDLLSQVLLNLLENAVKYTTTGKIELSASQKDSVVYLEFKDTGCGIPEQDLPRIFERFYRVDKARSREQGGTGLGLSIVKHIVEGSNGKIGITSRLGLGSVFTCELPVAEQGELYEKEK